Proteins co-encoded in one Microbacterium hydrocarbonoxydans genomic window:
- a CDS encoding extracellular solute-binding protein has product MTNFHRRARIGAGIALFTTAALGLTACATGAETPAAGSDAVDAASATSVEDFGSFADLEEAAKAEGQLNVIALPRDWANYGEILDLFAEKYPEITINEASPDVSSAEEIQAAKTNEGLDTAPDVFDLGLTVALQNTDVFAPYQVQTWDEIPDALKEPTGLFVGDYGGYMSIGYDSSKFDAPESLDDLKDAAYKGAVAINGDPTQAGAAFAAVGLATVQSDGTLDDFQPGIDFFSDLQKAGNLLKVDVTTATVASGETPVVFDWDYLNAAHATDNKDWKVVVLDGTGYAGYYNQAINKDAPNPAAARLWQEFLYSDEVQNLWLKGGARPARMEAMTEADTIDADLAAALPEVPSETVVPTEEQSTNAGTLLGEKWAAAVQ; this is encoded by the coding sequence ATGACCAACTTCCACCGCCGCGCACGAATCGGCGCCGGCATCGCCCTGTTCACGACCGCCGCGCTGGGCCTCACCGCCTGCGCCACCGGCGCTGAGACTCCGGCTGCGGGCAGCGACGCTGTCGACGCCGCATCCGCGACCTCGGTCGAGGACTTCGGATCGTTCGCCGATCTCGAAGAAGCCGCGAAGGCCGAGGGGCAGCTCAACGTCATCGCGCTTCCGCGCGACTGGGCGAACTACGGGGAGATCCTCGACCTCTTCGCCGAGAAGTACCCCGAGATCACGATCAACGAGGCCTCGCCCGACGTGTCGAGCGCCGAGGAGATCCAGGCTGCGAAGACGAACGAGGGACTCGACACCGCGCCCGACGTGTTCGACCTCGGCCTGACCGTCGCACTGCAGAACACCGACGTCTTCGCGCCGTACCAGGTGCAGACGTGGGACGAGATCCCGGATGCGCTCAAGGAGCCGACCGGCCTCTTCGTCGGCGACTACGGCGGATACATGTCGATCGGCTACGACTCGTCGAAGTTCGATGCTCCCGAATCGCTCGATGACCTGAAGGACGCCGCCTACAAGGGCGCCGTCGCGATCAACGGCGACCCGACCCAGGCCGGCGCGGCCTTCGCCGCCGTGGGCCTCGCGACCGTGCAGTCCGACGGCACGCTCGACGACTTCCAGCCCGGCATCGACTTCTTCTCCGACCTGCAGAAGGCAGGCAACCTGCTCAAGGTCGACGTGACCACCGCGACGGTCGCGAGCGGCGAGACCCCGGTCGTCTTCGACTGGGACTACCTGAACGCGGCGCACGCGACCGACAACAAGGACTGGAAGGTCGTGGTGCTCGACGGCACCGGCTACGCGGGCTACTACAACCAGGCGATCAACAAGGATGCTCCGAACCCTGCCGCCGCGCGCCTGTGGCAGGAGTTCCTCTACAGCGACGAGGTGCAGAACCTGTGGCTCAAGGGCGGCGCGCGCCCGGCCCGCATGGAGGCCATGACCGAGGCCGACACGATCGACGCCGACCTGGCCGCGGCTCTTCCCGAGGTGCCGAGCGAGACGGTCGTCCCGACCGAGGAGCAGTCGACGAACGCCGGCACGCTGCTCGGCGAGAAGTGGGCAGCGGCGGTCCAGTGA
- a CDS encoding TSUP family transporter, which translates to MDIGSVLGLEQLTWGTLILVIVAAFAAGWIDAVVGGGGLLQLPALLLIPGISPIQALATNKLASVFGTATSSVTYYRRAKPDIRTALPMAGIALVGSFGGAAVATVLPAAAFKPIIVVALLAVALFTAFRPQMGAATRLRFSGHKHHIMAGLAGLVIGFYDGLIGPGTGTFLVITLVALLGYDFLQASAKAKIVNLATNTGALLLFIPHGAVLWLLGGILAVANVAGSYLGSRMAISRGTTFIRIVFLIVVIALIAKLGVDVWNENIVPALAALR; encoded by the coding sequence ATGGACATCGGCAGTGTGCTCGGGCTCGAGCAGCTCACCTGGGGCACGCTGATCCTCGTCATCGTCGCGGCGTTCGCGGCAGGCTGGATCGATGCGGTGGTGGGCGGCGGCGGTCTGCTGCAGCTCCCCGCCCTGCTGCTGATCCCCGGGATCTCGCCGATCCAGGCTCTCGCGACCAACAAGCTCGCGTCTGTCTTCGGCACCGCCACCAGCAGTGTCACCTACTATCGGCGCGCGAAACCCGACATCCGCACCGCTCTGCCGATGGCCGGGATAGCACTCGTGGGCTCGTTCGGCGGAGCCGCCGTCGCGACCGTGCTGCCGGCGGCGGCGTTCAAGCCGATCATCGTCGTCGCGCTGCTCGCCGTTGCTCTCTTCACCGCGTTCCGGCCGCAGATGGGCGCTGCGACTCGGCTGCGATTCAGCGGACACAAGCACCACATCATGGCCGGACTCGCAGGGCTCGTGATCGGCTTCTACGACGGCCTGATCGGACCGGGCACGGGCACGTTCCTCGTGATCACGCTGGTCGCGCTGCTCGGCTACGACTTCCTGCAGGCGAGCGCCAAGGCGAAGATCGTCAACCTCGCCACGAACACCGGCGCCCTGCTGCTCTTCATCCCGCATGGCGCGGTGCTGTGGCTGCTCGGAGGCATCCTCGCGGTCGCCAACGTCGCGGGCAGCTACCTCGGATCCCGCATGGCGATCTCGCGCGGCACGACCTTCATCCGCATCGTCTTCCTCATCGTCGTGATCGCCCTGATCGCGAAGCTCGGCGTCGACGTGTGGAACGAGAACATCGTGCCTGCGCTCGCCGCCCTGCGCTGA
- the aspS gene encoding aspartate--tRNA ligase: MLRTHSAGSLRAEHIGQTVTLSGWVDRRRDHGGVAFIDLRDASGIAQVVIRDEEIAHPLRNEFVLKVTGEVSRRPEGNANPNLPTGEIELIATDVEVLNESAPLPFQVSTAVADTETVGEEARLKYRYLDLRRPAAASALRLRSNVYKAVRDVLHGEDFTEVETPTLTRSTPEGARDFVVPARLHPGSWYALPQSPQLFKQLLMVGGVEKYYQIARCYRDEDFRADRQPEFTQLDIEMSFVDQEDVITLMESLIVAMWKTIGVDVQTPLPRLTYADAMAKYGSDKPDLRFGLELVEATEYFAETPFRVFQAEYVGAVVMPGGASQPRKQLDAWQDWAKQRGARGLAYVLFNEDGSLGGPAAKNLSESEQAGLAEFVGASAGDCVFFAAGSTKESRALLGAARVEIGRRLGFLNPDEFAFTWVVDAPMFEPAADAVASGDVAVGAGAWTAVHHAFTGPKPEFQDTFDTDPGSALAYAYDIVCNGSELGGGSIRIHREDVQKRVFEVMGISDEVAQEQFGFLLDAFKFGAPPHGGIALGMDRVLQHLSKTESIRDVIAFPKSGNGFDPLTAAPAPITAEQRAEAGVDFEPEDDEA, from the coding sequence GTGCTTCGCACCCACTCGGCAGGCTCACTGCGAGCCGAGCATATCGGTCAGACCGTCACCCTCTCGGGTTGGGTCGATCGCCGTCGTGATCACGGAGGAGTCGCGTTCATCGATCTTCGGGATGCATCCGGCATCGCCCAGGTCGTCATCCGCGACGAGGAGATCGCGCACCCGCTGCGCAACGAGTTCGTCCTCAAGGTCACCGGCGAGGTGTCCCGTCGCCCCGAGGGCAACGCGAACCCGAACCTGCCCACCGGCGAGATCGAGCTCATCGCGACCGACGTCGAGGTGCTGAACGAATCGGCTCCCCTGCCGTTCCAGGTGTCGACCGCGGTTGCCGACACCGAGACGGTCGGCGAGGAGGCCCGCCTCAAGTACCGCTACCTCGACCTTCGTCGCCCCGCCGCGGCATCCGCTCTGCGTCTGCGCTCGAACGTCTACAAGGCCGTTCGCGACGTGCTGCACGGCGAGGACTTCACCGAGGTCGAGACGCCGACCCTCACCCGCTCGACCCCCGAGGGCGCCCGCGACTTCGTCGTGCCTGCGCGTCTGCACCCGGGAAGCTGGTACGCGCTGCCGCAGTCGCCCCAGCTGTTCAAGCAGCTGCTCATGGTCGGCGGCGTCGAGAAGTACTACCAGATCGCGCGCTGCTACCGCGATGAGGACTTCCGCGCGGATCGCCAGCCGGAGTTCACGCAACTCGACATCGAGATGAGCTTCGTCGACCAGGAAGACGTCATCACGCTGATGGAGTCGCTGATCGTCGCGATGTGGAAGACGATCGGCGTCGACGTGCAGACCCCTCTGCCCCGCCTGACGTACGCCGATGCGATGGCCAAGTACGGTTCCGACAAGCCCGACCTGCGCTTCGGCCTCGAGCTCGTCGAGGCCACCGAGTACTTCGCGGAGACCCCGTTCCGGGTCTTCCAGGCCGAGTACGTCGGCGCGGTCGTCATGCCCGGTGGCGCGAGCCAGCCGCGCAAGCAGCTCGACGCATGGCAGGACTGGGCCAAGCAGCGCGGCGCCCGTGGCCTCGCCTACGTCCTCTTCAACGAAGACGGCTCGCTCGGCGGCCCGGCGGCCAAGAACCTGTCCGAGTCGGAGCAGGCGGGCCTGGCCGAGTTCGTGGGTGCATCCGCCGGCGACTGCGTGTTCTTCGCCGCCGGATCGACGAAGGAGAGCCGCGCGCTCCTCGGCGCCGCCCGCGTCGAGATCGGCCGTCGTCTCGGGTTCCTGAACCCCGACGAGTTCGCCTTCACGTGGGTCGTCGACGCTCCGATGTTCGAGCCGGCTGCGGATGCCGTGGCATCGGGCGACGTCGCCGTCGGCGCCGGGGCATGGACCGCCGTGCACCACGCGTTCACCGGCCCCAAGCCCGAGTTCCAGGACACGTTCGACACCGACCCCGGTTCGGCCCTGGCCTACGCGTACGACATCGTGTGCAACGGCTCTGAGCTCGGCGGCGGATCGATCCGCATCCACCGCGAAGACGTGCAGAAGCGCGTGTTCGAGGTCATGGGCATCAGCGACGAGGTGGCACAGGAGCAGTTCGGCTTCCTACTCGATGCGTTCAAGTTCGGCGCCCCGCCGCACGGTGGGATCGCCCTCGGCATGGACCGCGTGCTGCAGCACCTGTCGAAGACCGAGTCGATCCGCGACGTCATCGCGTTCCCGAAGTCGGGCAACGGCTTCGACCCGCTGACCGCTGCTCCGGCTCCGATCACGGCCGAGCAGCGCGCCGAAGCAGGCGTCGACTTCGAGCCCGAGGACGACGAGGCCTGA
- a CDS encoding DUF5684 domain-containing protein, with translation MDSNGISDLYASIFSGTTGLIVLVFYILVAVGLWKVFTKAGYPGILAIIPIVNVVFLVKIAGMSGWLALLYLIPIVGFVFGIIVAVRLGERFGKGGLFSFFLLFVFPYIGYLVLGFGDSRYRAI, from the coding sequence ATGGACTCCAACGGCATCTCCGACCTGTACGCGTCGATCTTCTCCGGCACGACGGGACTCATCGTGCTGGTCTTCTACATCCTGGTCGCGGTCGGGCTGTGGAAGGTGTTCACGAAAGCGGGATACCCCGGCATCCTTGCGATCATCCCCATCGTGAACGTGGTCTTCCTCGTCAAGATCGCCGGGATGTCAGGCTGGCTCGCACTGCTCTATCTCATTCCCATCGTGGGGTTCGTCTTCGGGATCATCGTCGCGGTGAGACTCGGTGAGCGGTTCGGCAAGGGCGGCCTGTTCTCCTTCTTCCTGCTGTTCGTCTTCCCCTACATCGGGTATCTCGTGCTCGGCTTCGGCGACTCCCGCTACCGCGCGATCTGA
- a CDS encoding histidine phosphatase family protein: protein MVASRLHLVRHGEVHNPKRVLYGRLPDYHLSKAGRRMAQAAADHIASLDRPVTALYSSPLERAQESAEPFATRFGLVPEIDIRIIEPTNVFEGTQMRRSLMNPLKWWHLRQPSLPSWGEPYTSIAERMLGMMAEAWRSVDGGDLVLVSHQAPIWITHLRVAGLPLQHDPRTRRCALSSITSFELVGDVWREVAYAEPASTGGAVDVGAV from the coding sequence ATGGTGGCGTCCCGACTGCATCTCGTCCGCCACGGTGAGGTCCACAACCCCAAGAGGGTGCTCTACGGACGCTTGCCGGACTATCACCTGAGCAAGGCCGGGAGACGGATGGCGCAGGCCGCCGCCGACCATATCGCCTCTCTCGACCGACCCGTCACTGCGCTGTACTCGTCGCCGTTGGAGCGAGCGCAGGAGTCGGCGGAGCCTTTCGCGACACGGTTCGGTCTGGTGCCCGAGATCGACATCCGCATCATCGAGCCGACGAACGTGTTCGAGGGCACGCAGATGCGTCGCTCGCTCATGAACCCGCTCAAGTGGTGGCATCTCCGTCAGCCGTCACTGCCCAGCTGGGGCGAGCCGTACACGTCGATCGCCGAGCGGATGCTGGGCATGATGGCTGAAGCCTGGCGCTCGGTCGACGGCGGCGACCTCGTGCTTGTCTCGCATCAGGCGCCGATCTGGATCACCCACCTGCGGGTGGCGGGACTGCCGCTGCAGCACGACCCGCGAACCCGCCGCTGTGCGCTGTCGAGCATCACCTCGTTCGAGCTCGTCGGTGATGTGTGGCGTGAAGTCGCCTATGCCGAGCCTGCGTCGACGGGCGGCGCGGTCGACGTCGGCGCCGTCTGA
- a CDS encoding NAD(P)/FAD-dependent oxidoreductase translates to MYDAIVIGAGPAGLQAALTLGRMHRSTLLLDSGEYRNGTVLHMHNVIANDGTPPAEFRATARTQLAEYSDVEIRDLRANTVTADEGGYTVVLADGAVVAGRHVVLATGVADDLPPIPGLQELWGITAFNCPFCDGHEHAGRSIGILGPAARAQHLIGLLGPIVGDITVFPVDGRFTSEETSGLEAVGARVGMAPVTSVSPDGEGVRIATAAQEHTVAGVFVAAGIPRHRAPFADQLGLQLLPSGSIEVDDFGRTSRPGVFAAGDLAHRASLPGPMAAVLLAAAAGQMAAVGVIQSLMAD, encoded by the coding sequence ATGTACGACGCGATCGTCATCGGCGCAGGCCCCGCCGGCCTGCAGGCAGCACTGACACTCGGGCGGATGCACCGGAGCACTCTGCTGCTCGACTCGGGCGAGTACCGCAACGGAACAGTCCTGCACATGCACAACGTGATCGCGAACGACGGCACCCCGCCCGCCGAGTTCCGGGCCACGGCCAGGACCCAGCTCGCCGAGTACTCCGATGTCGAGATCCGGGACCTGAGGGCGAACACCGTCACCGCAGACGAAGGCGGGTACACCGTGGTACTCGCAGACGGCGCCGTCGTCGCGGGGCGCCACGTGGTCCTCGCGACCGGGGTCGCCGACGACCTTCCGCCCATCCCCGGCTTGCAGGAGCTGTGGGGCATCACGGCCTTCAACTGCCCGTTCTGCGACGGTCACGAGCACGCCGGTCGCTCGATCGGCATCCTCGGTCCCGCTGCTCGGGCCCAGCATCTGATCGGACTCCTCGGCCCCATCGTCGGGGACATCACGGTCTTCCCCGTGGACGGGCGCTTCACATCCGAGGAGACGAGCGGCCTCGAGGCAGTCGGCGCACGCGTGGGCATGGCACCGGTCACCTCCGTGAGTCCGGATGGCGAGGGCGTGCGCATCGCGACCGCGGCGCAGGAGCACACCGTCGCGGGTGTGTTCGTGGCTGCAGGCATCCCGCGCCACCGAGCGCCCTTCGCCGATCAGCTCGGACTGCAGCTGCTGCCCTCGGGATCGATCGAGGTCGACGACTTCGGCCGCACCTCGCGCCCCGGTGTCTTCGCGGCGGGAGATCTCGCCCATCGTGCGTCGCTGCCCGGCCCGATGGCCGCAGTGCTGCTCGCCGCCGCTGCCGGCCAGATGGCAGCGGTCGGAGTCATCCAGTCGTTGATGGCCGACTGA
- a CDS encoding MerR family transcriptional regulator — protein MKSSAESHWSVGDIAARFDLPTNVLRHWETVGLLTPARDAAGRRRYGQDDVVRIAVIRRSKAAGMTLDQIAVLLDDGSAGRHEVLQQHLDDLDRRMEEMRRSREMTEHAMGCRSHDIATCPRFRASVADVLARL, from the coding sequence ATGAAGTCAAGCGCAGAGAGCCACTGGTCGGTCGGCGACATCGCCGCACGCTTCGATCTGCCCACGAACGTGCTGAGGCACTGGGAGACGGTCGGGTTGCTCACCCCTGCTCGTGACGCCGCCGGGCGGCGCCGCTACGGACAGGATGACGTCGTGCGCATCGCGGTCATCCGGCGCAGCAAGGCCGCGGGAATGACCCTCGACCAGATCGCCGTGCTTCTCGACGACGGCAGCGCGGGGCGTCATGAGGTGCTGCAGCAGCACCTCGACGATCTCGACCGGCGGATGGAGGAGATGCGCCGCTCGCGCGAGATGACGGAGCATGCGATGGGGTGCCGTTCGCATGACATCGCGACGTGCCCGCGCTTCCGCGCGAGCGTGGCCGATGTGCTGGCGCGCCTGTGA
- a CDS encoding TlpA disulfide reductase family protein: MPRVSTIRPNRSGRSSRTRLPRRAVGVALAAVFAIGLSACAPDAVSDSFLSGENTGYVAADGAIVEIPVADRDAPVAEFGGVTENGEEFSSSELEGKVTVVNFWYAGCAPCRLEAEALEGVWQEHGGDEVAFLGVNTRDQADTAKAFSAEFGVTYPSLIDVDTAEAKLAFSSSVPIQATPTTLVLDKQGRVAARIIGPIDGTSILSTLVKDALAEDS, translated from the coding sequence GTGCCACGCGTCTCGACGATTCGTCCGAACCGCAGCGGCCGCTCCTCCCGCACACGGCTTCCTCGCCGTGCGGTCGGTGTCGCGCTCGCCGCGGTGTTCGCCATCGGCCTGAGCGCCTGCGCTCCGGATGCGGTGAGCGATTCGTTCCTCTCCGGTGAGAACACCGGTTACGTCGCCGCCGACGGTGCGATCGTCGAGATCCCCGTCGCCGATCGAGACGCTCCGGTCGCCGAGTTCGGCGGGGTCACCGAGAACGGCGAGGAGTTCAGCAGCTCCGAGCTCGAGGGCAAGGTCACGGTCGTGAACTTCTGGTACGCGGGCTGCGCTCCGTGCCGCCTCGAAGCGGAAGCGCTCGAGGGCGTGTGGCAGGAGCACGGTGGCGACGAGGTGGCGTTCCTGGGCGTCAACACCCGCGATCAGGCCGACACCGCCAAGGCCTTCTCCGCCGAGTTCGGCGTGACGTACCCGAGCCTGATCGACGTAGACACGGCCGAGGCGAAGCTCGCGTTCTCGTCGTCGGTGCCCATCCAGGCGACGCCGACCACGCTCGTGCTCGACAAGCAGGGCAGGGTCGCTGCCCGCATCATCGGGCCGATCGACGGCACCTCGATCCTTTCGACGCTCGTCAAGGACGCGCTCGCGGAGGACTCGTGA
- a CDS encoding cytochrome c biogenesis CcdA family protein, with protein sequence MNPEAIIGSGALWLAIPVAMLAGLVSFLSPCVLPLVPGYLGFLGGAVTPRRAANPADGASVSTVEAPARSRLVLGVLLFILGFTVVFILYTVLSGTFGVFFLRWGDLITRILGAFIIVMGLIFLGAFGFAQREIRFHVDSKVGIVGAPLLGIALGIGWAPCMGPTLGAIIALSFNAGDPVRAGFLGLAYSLGLGIPFLLVALGFGWATKTVGFLRRHIRVVNIIGGVLLIVLGVLMVTGLWTDIMSRLTAVISSVPLPF encoded by the coding sequence GTGAACCCCGAAGCGATCATCGGATCGGGAGCCCTGTGGCTCGCGATCCCTGTGGCGATGCTGGCGGGTCTCGTGTCGTTCCTGTCGCCGTGCGTGCTGCCGCTGGTGCCCGGCTACCTCGGGTTCCTCGGGGGAGCGGTCACCCCGCGACGCGCGGCGAACCCCGCCGACGGCGCATCCGTCTCGACGGTCGAGGCCCCCGCGCGCAGCAGGCTCGTGCTCGGTGTGCTGCTCTTCATCCTGGGCTTCACCGTCGTGTTCATCCTCTACACGGTGCTCAGCGGCACGTTCGGCGTCTTCTTCCTCCGCTGGGGTGATCTGATCACCCGGATCCTGGGAGCCTTCATCATCGTGATGGGGCTGATCTTCCTCGGCGCCTTCGGGTTCGCGCAGCGTGAGATCCGCTTCCACGTCGACTCGAAGGTCGGGATCGTCGGCGCACCGCTGCTGGGAATCGCTCTCGGGATCGGCTGGGCTCCGTGCATGGGGCCCACGTTGGGCGCGATCATCGCCCTCTCCTTCAACGCCGGCGACCCGGTGCGCGCCGGATTCCTCGGCCTCGCGTACTCGCTCGGCCTCGGCATCCCGTTCCTGCTGGTCGCCCTCGGGTTCGGCTGGGCCACGAAGACCGTCGGATTCCTGCGTCGACACATCCGCGTGGTGAACATCATCGGCGGCGTGCTGCTGATCGTTCTCGGCGTGCTGATGGTGACCGGGCTCTGGACCGACATCATGTCGCGATTGACGGCGGTGATCAGCAGTGTCCCCCTCCCGTTCTGA
- a CDS encoding cytochrome c biogenesis protein ResB, producing MSSTTERSSDPLRPSDHVDGEESISQPRLGFVGWLRWGWRQLTSMRTALILLLVLAIAAIPGSIFPQRMADPNGVTQWERDNPDLFPILDGLKLFDVYLSPWFSAIYLLLFTSLVGCVIPRIKHHAKALRARPPRTPARLKRLADYRAVDRASTDAKADAAASIDIAARQLKALGYRVERYDSGRTYSASAERGYWRESGNLLFHLALVGVLITIGVGGGFAYTGQRVLVEGETFANTLLDYDSMNRGRFVADDALAPYSMRLDSFDVTYQPFGEPGSGQAGDFSANVTVQENGEERTGAVKVNEPLAVADDDVFLLGNGYAPTITVRDPAGEVVFTNSTPFLPQDNNMTSLGVIKVPDGLAEQVGLVGFFYPTTGVLDSGAFFSAYGDLTNPTLTLDVYTGDLGINEGVPRSVYVLDTTGMTKVTGRSTDLESIELAPGQTADLPNGLGTVTFDDESPAGATDLSQSVKRFASLQIHRDESGVWVLGFALLALGGLMLALFVPRRRVWVKATAADGIVAFEYAGLARGEDPTLAAAVDDLVAGHARLLDESRVTRAIDEPDARDLDRESTTDAASDTPKVD from the coding sequence GTGAGCAGCACTACCGAGAGGTCGAGCGATCCGCTCCGACCGTCAGATCACGTCGACGGCGAGGAATCGATCTCGCAGCCCCGACTCGGCTTCGTCGGGTGGCTGCGCTGGGGCTGGCGTCAGCTGACCTCGATGCGCACGGCGCTGATCCTGCTGCTGGTGCTCGCGATCGCCGCCATTCCCGGCTCGATCTTCCCCCAGCGCATGGCCGACCCCAACGGCGTCACGCAGTGGGAGCGAGACAACCCCGATCTCTTCCCGATCCTCGACGGCCTGAAGCTGTTCGACGTCTATCTGTCGCCCTGGTTCTCGGCGATCTACCTGCTGCTGTTCACGTCGCTCGTGGGCTGCGTGATCCCCCGCATCAAGCACCATGCCAAGGCGCTCCGCGCTCGGCCACCGCGCACGCCTGCTCGCCTCAAAAGACTCGCCGACTACCGCGCGGTCGACAGGGCGTCAACCGATGCGAAGGCGGATGCCGCGGCATCCATCGACATCGCCGCGCGGCAGCTCAAGGCGCTCGGCTACCGCGTCGAACGCTACGACTCCGGCCGCACCTACTCGGCCTCCGCCGAGCGCGGATACTGGCGTGAGTCGGGCAACCTGCTCTTCCATCTCGCCCTGGTGGGCGTGCTGATCACGATCGGCGTCGGCGGCGGATTCGCCTACACGGGCCAGCGGGTGCTGGTCGAGGGCGAGACGTTCGCGAACACCCTGCTCGACTACGACTCGATGAACCGCGGTCGTTTCGTCGCCGACGACGCCCTCGCCCCGTACTCGATGCGCCTCGACAGCTTCGACGTCACGTATCAGCCGTTCGGAGAGCCGGGTTCGGGCCAGGCCGGCGACTTCTCGGCCAACGTCACGGTGCAGGAGAACGGCGAAGAGCGCACCGGCGCGGTCAAGGTCAACGAGCCGCTCGCGGTCGCAGACGACGATGTGTTCCTGCTCGGCAACGGATATGCGCCGACGATCACCGTGCGGGACCCTGCGGGCGAAGTCGTGTTCACGAACAGCACGCCGTTCCTGCCGCAGGACAACAACATGACCTCGCTCGGCGTGATCAAGGTCCCCGACGGCCTCGCCGAGCAGGTGGGCCTGGTCGGCTTCTTCTACCCGACGACCGGAGTGCTCGACAGCGGAGCCTTCTTCTCGGCGTACGGAGACCTCACGAACCCGACTCTGACGCTCGACGTCTACACGGGCGACCTCGGCATCAACGAGGGGGTGCCCCGTTCGGTGTATGTGCTCGACACCACCGGCATGACCAAGGTGACAGGACGCTCGACCGACCTCGAGTCCATCGAACTCGCGCCCGGTCAGACGGCGGACCTGCCGAACGGCCTCGGCACGGTGACGTTCGACGACGAATCTCCTGCCGGAGCCACCGACCTCTCGCAGTCGGTCAAGCGATTCGCGTCGCTGCAGATCCATCGTGACGAGTCCGGTGTCTGGGTGCTCGGGTTCGCGCTCCTCGCGCTGGGCGGACTCATGCTGGCCCTGTTCGTGCCGCGGCGTCGTGTCTGGGTCAAGGCGACGGCGGCAGACGGCATCGTCGCGTTCGAGTACGCGGGCCTCGCGCGTGGCGAGGACCCGACTCTGGCGGCGGCCGTCGACGATCTCGTCGCGGGGCACGCGCGCCTGCTCGACGAGTCGCGAGTGACCCGTGCGATCGACGAGCCCGACGCTCGCGACCTCGACCGCGAATCCACTACGGACGCCGCGTCCGACACCCCGAAAGTAGACTGA
- the ccsB gene encoding c-type cytochrome biogenesis protein CcsB, producing MFDLEVISPVLLWTAIAIYAAAFVAYAFDLARRSQLSADAASVREFELVGAGTGSRASKSGKDATASGTAEAPQRFVMARIGTSLTILAFVFHLGATLTRGFAAGRVPWANLYEFAMMGTLLIVAVFLVVLTRLDLRFLGTFITGLVVVLLGLAATNFYVDVSPLMDPLKSVWLVIHVFVASLGTAFFALAFSLSVIQLMQSRRERLIAEGAEKTGPGFLRTFPGSERLESMAYRFTIIGFILWTFTLIAGSIWAYYAWSRFWGFDVKETWTFVIWVLYAGYIHARATRGWRGNPSAWLAIVGFSAVIFNFTIVNVFFKGLHAYSGLS from the coding sequence ATGTTCGATCTCGAAGTGATCTCGCCCGTCCTGCTGTGGACGGCGATCGCGATCTACGCGGCGGCCTTCGTGGCCTACGCCTTCGATCTCGCCCGCCGCTCGCAGCTGTCAGCGGATGCGGCGAGCGTGCGGGAGTTCGAGCTCGTCGGCGCAGGCACCGGATCCCGCGCGTCGAAAAGTGGCAAGGACGCTACGGCGTCCGGAACCGCCGAGGCGCCGCAGCGCTTCGTGATGGCGCGCATCGGAACCTCTCTCACGATCCTCGCCTTCGTCTTCCACCTCGGCGCCACGCTCACCCGCGGTTTCGCCGCCGGCCGCGTGCCGTGGGCCAACCTCTACGAGTTCGCGATGATGGGCACGCTGCTGATCGTCGCGGTGTTCCTCGTCGTGCTGACGCGCCTCGATCTGCGCTTCCTGGGCACGTTCATCACGGGTCTGGTCGTCGTGCTGCTCGGCCTCGCGGCGACGAACTTCTACGTCGATGTCTCACCGCTGATGGACCCGCTGAAGAGCGTATGGCTCGTGATCCACGTGTTCGTGGCATCGCTCGGGACGGCGTTCTTCGCGCTGGCGTTCTCCCTGTCGGTCATCCAGCTCATGCAGTCGCGCCGCGAGCGTCTGATCGCCGAGGGCGCGGAGAAGACCGGACCCGGATTCCTGCGCACGTTCCCCGGCTCGGAGCGGCTCGAGAGCATGGCGTACCGGTTCACGATCATCGGCTTCATCCTGTGGACGTTCACGCTCATCGCAGGATCGATCTGGGCCTACTACGCGTGGAGCCGCTTCTGGGGCTTCGACGTCAAGGAGACCTGGACGTTCGTGATCTGGGTGCTCTATGCCGGATACATCCACGCACGTGCCACGCGCGGCTGGCGAGGAAACCCGTCGGCCTGGCTGGCGATCGTCGGATTCTCGGCCGTGATCTTCAACTTCACGATCGTGAACGTCTTCTTCAAGGGCCTGCACGCCTACTCCGGCCTGAGCTGA